Proteins from one Haloarchaeobius litoreus genomic window:
- a CDS encoding right-handed parallel beta-helix repeat-containing protein gives MDEDAGSPDAGSGADAPTPTTTEVLLLALGFAVALIVLAVGGAVALEPSLLDPWAPGGDTSAADGLEPDPASPNVTDQPTDGDRAAQTDTTVDGTTRDRTPTDDGMATQTDSDPPATATTESPATATQTRTTARTSEPTRVNTPAPTSVRTPAPTSTTPPTPTATPTATPTSTPTSTPTSTPTATPTSTPTATPTSTPTATPTATPTSTPTPTATPTSTPTPTATPTATPTATPTATPTSTPTATPTSTPTATPTSTPTATPNSTPTATPTATPTSTPTPTATPTATPTSTPTATPTSTPTTTDDPNSPEGIDSCTTLDSAGTYELATDLRDRTASPCIEITAADVTLEGNGFVVGGSGAEDSDGIRVEDADDVTIRNVVVTGWGDGISLRRASGAVVEDVEARGNGDGIRVGSRSRGTTVRDATAEGNQRDGVYVVDANSVLVTGVEARNNGRHGIIVEEFSSGTAVRDSTAVGNDGDGVHLLESGGLSVEGTTMADNGGDGLWILEVGEHTHSENVIRGNDGHGVFVRDSTDVTIAGSEIRENGGDGVRLRSNFGPDDVAGHVLRSSTVADNEEAGLRSLGSDGAVVRGNDFDDNGIGVVVERATEATIRNNRIGENFDHGVRLVETGSAVVVDNRLPRNQNDGVSLANATDSRIEGNRVVESEDDGVDIAGGTGNRVLGGEYVDNGGDGVYVRDGASGTVVREVSSRNNGDDGIHVRDSPETTLDGGLACGNAGDQVVVENSRGTDPSGVETREDC, from the coding sequence ATGGACGAGGACGCGGGCAGCCCCGACGCTGGCAGTGGAGCCGACGCGCCGACGCCTACGACGACCGAGGTGCTCCTGCTCGCGCTGGGTTTCGCCGTGGCGCTCATCGTGCTCGCCGTCGGCGGCGCGGTCGCACTCGAGCCCTCGTTGCTCGACCCGTGGGCACCCGGCGGCGACACCAGTGCCGCCGACGGACTGGAGCCAGACCCCGCGAGCCCCAACGTGACCGACCAGCCGACGGACGGGGACCGGGCTGCCCAGACCGACACCACGGTCGACGGGACGACGCGCGACCGGACCCCGACCGACGACGGGATGGCGACCCAGACTGACAGCGATCCCCCAGCGACCGCCACGACCGAGTCACCCGCGACGGCGACACAGACCCGGACGACGGCCCGAACCTCAGAGCCGACGCGGGTGAACACACCAGCACCGACGTCCGTCCGCACGCCCGCTCCGACTTCGACCACTCCTCCGACGCCGACCGCGACTCCGACCGCGACGCCCACCAGTACGCCCACCAGTACGCCGACCAGCACACCGACCGCGACGCCCACCAGCACGCCGACTGCGACGCCCACCAGCACACCGACCGCGACTCCTACGGCGACGCCCACCAGCACGCCGACTCCAACCGCGACGCCCACCAGTACGCCGACTCCAACCGCGACGCCAACCGCGACGCCGACTGCGACTCCGACTGCGACACCGACCAGCACGCCGACCGCGACGCCCACCAGCACACCAACGGCGACACCCACCAGCACACCGACTGCGACACCCAACAGCACGCCGACCGCGACTCCAACGGCGACTCCCACCAGCACGCCGACTCCAACCGCGACGCCGACCGCGACGCCCACCAGCACGCCGACCGCGACGCCGACATCGACCCCCACGACGACCGACGACCCGAACTCGCCAGAGGGAATCGACTCGTGTACGACACTCGACTCGGCGGGGACCTACGAGCTCGCGACGGACCTGCGTGACCGCACCGCGAGCCCATGCATCGAGATAACGGCGGCCGACGTGACACTGGAGGGGAACGGCTTCGTCGTCGGTGGCTCCGGCGCTGAGGACTCGGATGGCATCCGTGTCGAGGACGCCGACGACGTGACCATCAGGAACGTCGTCGTGACCGGCTGGGGCGACGGCATCTCGCTCCGGCGGGCGTCCGGCGCGGTCGTCGAGGACGTCGAGGCGCGGGGGAACGGCGACGGCATCCGGGTGGGCTCGCGGTCCCGCGGCACGACGGTCCGAGACGCGACCGCGGAGGGGAACCAGCGCGACGGCGTCTACGTCGTGGACGCGAACAGCGTCCTCGTGACCGGAGTGGAGGCGCGGAACAACGGCCGCCATGGCATCATCGTCGAGGAGTTCAGCTCGGGGACGGCGGTCCGCGACTCGACGGCGGTCGGCAACGACGGCGACGGGGTCCACCTGCTCGAATCGGGCGGGCTGTCCGTCGAGGGGACGACGATGGCCGACAACGGCGGTGACGGACTCTGGATACTGGAGGTCGGCGAGCACACCCACAGCGAGAACGTCATCCGGGGGAACGACGGGCACGGTGTGTTCGTGCGGGACTCGACCGACGTGACCATCGCAGGGAGCGAGATCCGCGAGAACGGCGGCGACGGGGTCCGACTGCGGTCGAACTTCGGCCCCGACGACGTGGCGGGTCACGTCCTCCGGAGCAGCACCGTCGCGGACAACGAGGAGGCAGGGCTCCGCTCGCTCGGGTCCGACGGCGCGGTCGTCCGGGGGAACGACTTCGACGACAACGGCATCGGCGTCGTCGTCGAGCGGGCGACCGAGGCGACCATCCGGAACAACCGTATCGGCGAGAACTTCGACCACGGCGTCCGACTGGTCGAGACCGGGTCGGCCGTCGTCGTCGACAACCGGCTGCCGCGGAACCAGAACGACGGTGTCTCGCTGGCGAACGCCACGGACAGTCGGATCGAGGGGAACCGGGTCGTCGAGAGCGAGGACGACGGCGTCGACATCGCCGGTGGGACCGGGAACCGCGTGCTCGGCGGCGAGTACGTCGACAACGGCGGCGATGGGGTGTACGTCCGCGACGGCGCGTCGGGAACGGTCGTGCGCGAGGTCTCGTCCCGGAACAACGGTGACGACGGCATCCACGTGCGCGACAGCCCGGAGACGACGCTCGACGGCGGCCTCGCCTGCGGCAACGCGGGCGACCAGGTCGTCGTCGAGAACTCGCGGGGGACCGACCCGAGCGGTGTCGAGACGCGCGAGGACTGCTGA
- a CDS encoding RtcB family protein, producing the protein MTIELDGAHTTARVMVEDESLVEENCLDQIRTLVDHPAFTEPVRVMPDTHWGAGAPIGFTMPLGERVVPNIVGVDVGCGMAATNLGSELPLDDAEREQRVREAVPMGRDVHDYDDAVHLVDEFPFERANDVFERFDAAYRERFGEPVAPLDFEFDGYDEAYFKQLCDRVLSRKRQGMGYVIRGAGTLGGGNHFVEFARGRDSGDHWLVVHSGSRYLGLSVAEYWQERASDLRDADHMRGQIDEGDRKYLKFDPDEVTPTELFAWVTGGMGESHIDADAVRADFEGKEIEHTFDRLNAMDPTGEERNEELDWLEGREGHGYLVDMLFAQQYARWNRELMSDAICTALGVEPVDRFQSIHNYIDFRDLTVRKGATPARDGQRLVVPFNMADGSVIARGKGNEDWHRTAPHGAGRVMGRREAHETLSVEAFADAMDGIYSESVEESVIDEAPMAYKPAEAIAAALEPTAEVVERLDVVHNLKAKE; encoded by the coding sequence GTGACGATCGAACTGGACGGCGCGCACACCACCGCCCGCGTCATGGTCGAGGACGAGTCGCTCGTCGAGGAGAACTGTCTGGACCAGATTCGGACGCTGGTGGACCACCCGGCGTTCACGGAGCCGGTCCGGGTCATGCCCGACACCCACTGGGGAGCGGGCGCACCCATCGGCTTCACCATGCCACTGGGCGAGCGCGTCGTCCCGAACATCGTCGGCGTCGACGTCGGCTGCGGGATGGCCGCGACCAACCTCGGAAGCGAACTCCCCCTCGACGACGCAGAGCGCGAGCAGCGCGTCCGCGAGGCCGTCCCGATGGGCCGCGACGTCCACGACTACGACGACGCCGTCCACCTCGTCGACGAGTTCCCGTTCGAGCGCGCGAACGACGTGTTCGAGCGGTTCGACGCGGCCTACCGCGAGCGCTTCGGCGAGCCCGTCGCCCCCCTCGACTTCGAGTTCGACGGCTACGACGAGGCGTACTTCAAGCAGTTGTGCGACCGCGTGCTCTCCAGAAAACGGCAGGGCATGGGCTACGTCATCCGGGGGGCCGGCACCCTCGGCGGCGGGAACCACTTCGTCGAGTTCGCCCGCGGCCGGGACTCCGGTGACCACTGGCTGGTCGTCCACTCCGGGTCGCGCTACCTGGGGCTCTCCGTCGCGGAGTACTGGCAGGAGCGCGCCTCGGACCTCCGCGACGCCGACCACATGCGCGGCCAGATCGACGAGGGCGACCGGAAGTACCTGAAGTTCGACCCGGACGAGGTCACCCCCACCGAGCTGTTCGCCTGGGTCACCGGCGGGATGGGCGAGTCCCACATCGACGCCGACGCCGTCCGCGCGGACTTCGAGGGCAAGGAGATAGAGCACACGTTCGACCGGCTGAACGCGATGGACCCCACCGGCGAAGAGCGGAACGAGGAGCTCGACTGGCTCGAAGGGCGCGAGGGCCACGGCTACCTCGTCGACATGCTGTTCGCCCAGCAGTACGCCCGCTGGAACCGCGAGCTGATGAGCGACGCAATCTGTACCGCCCTCGGCGTCGAGCCCGTCGACCGGTTCCAGTCCATCCACAACTACATCGACTTCCGCGACCTGACGGTCCGGAAGGGTGCGACCCCCGCCCGCGACGGCCAGCGCCTCGTCGTCCCGTTCAACATGGCCGACGGCTCGGTCATCGCCCGCGGGAAGGGCAACGAGGACTGGCATCGGACCGCGCCGCACGGTGCCGGCCGGGTCATGGGCCGCCGCGAGGCCCACGAGACGCTCTCGGTCGAGGCGTTCGCCGACGCGATGGACGGCATCTACTCCGAGTCCGTCGAGGAGAGCGTCATCGACGAGGCCCCGATGGCGTACAAGCCCGCCGAGGCGATTGCGGCGGCGTTAGAGCCGACCGCCGAGGTCGTCGAGCGACTCGATGTCGTTCACAACCTGAAGGCGAAGGAGTGA
- the gatB gene encoding Asp-tRNA(Asn)/Glu-tRNA(Gln) amidotransferase subunit GatB, with amino-acid sequence MSTQAAQEGDLAAVIGLEVHVQLETETKIFCGCSTEPTEEPNTNVCPVCLGLPGALPVLNEGAVEAAVKVGKAIDADIPEETRFHRKNYYYPDLPKNFQITQYDEPICRDGELEVSVEGERRTVRIRRAHLEEDPGSLQHVGGGIDTATHTRVNYNRAGTPLMEIVTKPDFRRPAEARAFLAKLEEVLEYLGVFDSQRDGSLRVDANLSIIPEAEIDAEDGSISEETLANANRTEVKNISSHKGAETALAYEETRQKNLIRRGKGVAQETRHFNETHGSTVSMRSKEAEKDYRYFEEADLPPLQVSDWKERIPIPELPDARRERFKAEYGLDDESASKLTSTKQVADFYENVAEEFDPDLAATWVADNLLGELNYRDMEITEIEGRLDEFTRLVELVAADEITTKNAEEIVLRRMLDEGEQPDDIVEAEGLGKTDDDAVAQAVSEAIAENPEAVADYEDGDDGAINFLVGQVMGKTGGSADPGTVNGLLREELDG; translated from the coding sequence ATGAGTACGCAGGCTGCCCAGGAGGGCGACCTCGCGGCGGTCATCGGACTGGAGGTCCACGTCCAACTGGAGACGGAGACGAAGATCTTCTGTGGCTGCTCGACGGAGCCGACGGAGGAACCGAACACGAACGTCTGCCCGGTCTGTCTCGGGCTGCCCGGGGCGCTCCCGGTGCTGAACGAGGGGGCCGTCGAGGCCGCGGTGAAGGTCGGCAAGGCCATCGACGCCGACATCCCCGAGGAGACGCGGTTCCACCGGAAGAACTACTACTACCCCGACCTGCCCAAGAACTTCCAGATCACCCAGTACGACGAGCCCATCTGTCGGGACGGCGAGCTGGAAGTGAGCGTCGAGGGCGAGCGCCGCACGGTCCGCATCCGCCGGGCGCACCTGGAGGAGGACCCCGGGAGCCTGCAGCACGTCGGCGGCGGCATCGACACGGCGACGCACACGCGGGTGAACTACAACCGCGCCGGCACGCCGCTGATGGAGATCGTCACGAAGCCGGACTTCCGCCGGCCCGCCGAGGCCCGGGCGTTCCTCGCGAAGCTGGAGGAGGTGCTGGAGTACCTGGGCGTGTTCGACAGCCAGCGCGACGGCAGCCTGCGCGTCGACGCCAACCTCTCCATCATCCCCGAAGCCGAGATCGACGCCGAGGACGGCAGCATCTCCGAGGAGACGCTGGCGAACGCGAACCGCACGGAGGTCAAGAACATCTCCAGCCACAAGGGCGCGGAGACCGCGCTCGCCTACGAGGAGACGCGACAGAAGAACCTCATCCGGCGCGGGAAGGGCGTCGCACAGGAGACGCGCCACTTCAACGAGACGCACGGTTCGACCGTCTCGATGCGCTCGAAGGAGGCGGAGAAGGACTACCGGTACTTCGAGGAGGCCGACCTCCCGCCCCTGCAGGTGTCGGACTGGAAGGAGCGCATCCCCATCCCCGAGCTGCCGGACGCCCGGCGCGAGCGGTTCAAGGCCGAGTACGGTCTGGACGACGAGTCCGCCTCGAAGCTCACCAGCACGAAGCAGGTCGCCGACTTCTACGAGAACGTCGCCGAGGAGTTCGACCCCGACCTCGCGGCGACCTGGGTCGCGGACAACCTGCTCGGCGAGCTGAACTACCGCGACATGGAGATCACCGAGATCGAGGGTCGCCTCGACGAGTTCACCCGGCTGGTCGAGCTCGTCGCCGCGGACGAGATCACCACGAAGAACGCCGAGGAGATCGTCCTCCGGCGCATGCTCGACGAGGGCGAGCAGCCCGACGACATCGTCGAGGCCGAGGGCCTCGGCAAGACCGACGACGACGCGGTCGCCCAGGCCGTCAGCGAGGCCATCGCGGAGAACCCCGAGGCCGTCGCCGACTACGAGGACGGCGACGACGGGGCCATCAACTTCCTCGTCGGCCAGGTGATGGGCAAGACCGGCGGGAGCGCCGACCCCGGGACGGTGAACGGGTTGTTGCGGGAGGAGCTGGACGGGTAA